Below is a genomic region from Microbacterium sp. LWO12-1.2.
AGCCTGCATGAACCTGCGCGCCTTGGCGGGTTCGAGTTCGCCGCAGAACTGCTCGACCGTTGGTCGGACACGGTGAGCTACCACGCCTATGAGCCGCGGTTCATGATGCCCAATATGAAGTATCTGAGCGACAGCAGCGGAAACTGGCGCGAGGGGCACTTCGCCGAATGGATCGACAAGGAGCCGGTCATCCAGGTTCTGACGCACCCCTTCTGGTGGTTCGAGAAGGTGCCGGCCGAGAACTACTGACGGGAGTGGTGCGAGCTCAGCGCTTGTTGTCGCCGAGTCTGCGTGCCGGGTTGCCGATGCGGATCTCATCCGCAGGGACGGACTTCACTGCGACCGCGCCGATGCCCAGAAGAGAGTTGCGCCCCAGAGTCACCCCTTGGATGACGGACGCGTTCGGACCGATCCAGGCATCGTCGTCGATCACGACGCTGCCCGATATCTCCGCGCATGCGGTGATGATCACGTTGCGCCCGATCCGGCAGTTGTGCGCGACGTGCACGTGGTCGTCGATCTTGGTGTGATCGCCCACGCGGGTGGGGGAGATGGTGCCGGAGCACACGGTCGTGAAGTTCCCGACCTCGACGTGCTCCTCGATGATCACCGAGCCGACGTGCGGGATGCGGATGTTGTCACCGTCGGCGTCGCGTTCCATGCCGAAACCCTCCTCGCCGATGACGGCGTGGCTCTTGATGAGAGCGTACGCTCCGATGCGCACGTCATGACCGATAACGACGTGGTCGCGGATCTCAGCACCGTCGGCGACTACTGCGCCGGCGCGGATCACGGTGTACTCGCCGACATGGGCTCCGGGATGCACCTGCGCCTCCGGGTCGACGCGAGCGGTCGCGGCGATGCCGGGGATCGGTCGTCGCGCGAAGTGGGCCGCGACCGCTTGAGCGAAGGCGGCGCGAGCGTTCTGTACGAGAATCGCCGTTCCAACGATGCTCTCGCTGGGGAGCGTGGAGGGGGCCAGCAGGATCGCACCGGCACGGAGCGCGGCGGTGGCCGCATCCGCGTTCGCCACCGGATCGACCACGAAAGTCAGATCGCCCTCCGCAGCCTCACCCAAAGGGGCGAGTCCCGTCACCGCGCGGTCGGGGCCAGCGAGGACGGCGGAGAGCTGTTCGGTGATGACGGCGGCGGTGAGTTGTGGCGCGTTCATGCTCCGACCCTACTGCGACCGGCGCGCCGCGGCCGGCGCCAAAAGGGTGTTGATATGATCGGAGCATGGATGAGAAGGCGTTCCTTGATCTGGTGGCGGAGATTCTCGAGGTCGAGACCGATGAGGTCGCGCTGGCGGACGAGCTGGACGCAGTCGGCTGGGACTCTCTCGCCAACATCAGCTTCATCGCCGAGGTCGACG
It encodes:
- a CDS encoding LpxD N-terminal domain-containing protein — protein: MNAPQLTAAVITEQLSAVLAGPDRAVTGLAPLGEAAEGDLTFVVDPVANADAATAALRAGAILLAPSTLPSESIVGTAILVQNARAAFAQAVAAHFARRPIPGIAATARVDPEAQVHPGAHVGEYTVIRAGAVVADGAEIRDHVVIGHDVRIGAYALIKSHAVIGEEGFGMERDADGDNIRIPHVGSVIIEEHVEVGNFTTVCSGTISPTRVGDHTKIDDHVHVAHNCRIGRNVIITACAEISGSVVIDDDAWIGPNASVIQGVTLGRNSLLGIGAVAVKSVPADEIRIGNPARRLGDNKR
- a CDS encoding acyl carrier protein, with protein sequence MDEKAFLDLVAEILEVETDEVALADELDAVGWDSLANISFIAEVDEAVGVTIDADELANAKTVADLHALTRAGV